The Bacteroidota bacterium DNA window ACACCTTGGGCCAGAACAAAAGTAGAAGTCATGTACGAATACAATTTAAAAAGAATTCAAAAAGGCAAAGCGGAGAATACCGCCATTTAATTGCTTAGTAAACCTATATGTATGCTATAGTAGATATTGAGACAACGGGCGGGCATGCTAGCAGCAACGGTATTACCGAAATATGTATTTTTTTGCACGATGGCGAAAAAGTAACCGGGCAATACCAGACACTTATAAACCCGGGTATGGAAATACCTCGGTATATTGAATCGTTTACAGGTATTACCAACGAAATGGTAGCAAAAGCACCCGCTTTTAGTCAGGTAGCTGAAACTATTTTCAACTATCTAAACGGACCCATTTTTATAGCCCATAATGTAAATTTTGATTACTCATTTATTAAATACGCTTTAGGTATTTGTGGTTATGAATTAAACAGCAAAAAACTATGCACTGTAAGGTTAAGCCGTAAAATAATTCCGGGTTACAGTTCATACAGCTTAGGTAATTTATGCGGTTATTTAAAAATACCCATAAGCGACAGGCACAGGGCGCAAGGCGATGCAGAGGCTACCGTAAAACTATTTGAATTATTGCTTAAACGTGATAACGAAGAGCATATAAACCAAATGCTCAAACGCAATTCAAAAGAGCAGGTACTCCCTCCTAATTTACCCAAAGAGCAGTTTGATAGTTTACCGGACAAACCGGGTATTTATTACTTCCATAATCAGGCAGGAAAAATAATTTATATAGGCAAAGCCAAATCAATTAAATCAAGGGTAAGCAGCCACTTTTCAAACAACTCCCCTAACCGACAAAAACAAAATTTTATGCGCGATATTTATACCATATCGTTTGAAGAAACAGCTACCGAATTAATGGCATTGTTATTAGAATCGCATGAAATAAAACACCATTGGCCAGAGTTTAACAAAGCACAAAAAAGATACGATGCGCAATATGGTTTATATGATTACGAAGACAGGAATGGAATTATCCGTTTAGGCTTTGAGTTAATGACCAAACACCGCCATGTAAAACCACTGTTAGAGTTTAGCAGTAAAATACAAGCCATTGAAAACATTCAATTACTGGCCAATGAGTATGATCTTTGCCCGCAGCTTTGTGGCGTACAACTGACTTGCGCAAACGAAACCTGCGCCTGCAAAAAACAGGAAACCGTTTTTAACTATAATGCCAAAGTGAATGATTTAATTATTGCCCTGAGCAATAAAGACAGTTATTTAATAGTAGATAAAGGCCGGAACAAAAAAGAATACTCAGCCATTTGGGTTGATAAAGGTAAACTGATAGGTATGGGTTACGTACCAAAAAATATTGAACCCAACAATATAGATGAAGTAATCACCTTCATTAAAAAATACAAAGAGAATTTCTTTATGCAAAATCAGGTAGCCAATTTTGCCAGTAATTATCCTGAAAAATTAGTTTGGTTATAAGCTATATGAGTTCCAACAATTGTTGCATACCCTTTGAAGCCACTTCCTGTATACTTACCAGGTTATTATAATTACGAATAGGTAAAGGATTAGGGTCTATTACATAAAGGTTATGCTGAGGGTTAAAATAATCAAGCAGACCGGCCGCAGGATATACTTGTAAACTAGTACCAATAACTAACATCATATCCGCTTCCTGTACCATTTCTACAGCTTGTTCAATAGCAGGAACTGACTCGCCAAACCAAACAATATTAGGCCTTAATTGCGAACCCAATTCACATACTTCGCCCATTTTTAATTCCCAACCATCAATATCGTAAATCAATGAATCATTGATAGTGCTTTTAGCTTGTGTGATAAGGCCATGTAAATGCAATACGTTTTTACTACCCGCACGCTCATGTAAATTGTCAACGTTTTGCGTAATTATTTGTACGTGGTACCTGTTTTCTAATTCCTTTAGTAAATAATGTGCCTCGTTAGGGTTTACTTCCAATACGTTTTTTCTACGCATGTTGTAAAAGTCCTGCACCATAGTTGGGTTGCGTAACCAGGCATCGTAGGTAGCCACTTCTTCTATTTTATAACCTTCCCATAGTCCACCACTATCTCTAAATGTTTTAATACCACTTTCAGCACTTACACCTGCACCCGATAATACAACTAACTTTTTCATCATTTAATTACTAGAAGGTAAATACAAACGTATAAACTGTGCATCGTGGCTTATTTTTCCAAATACTTTATAAAAAGATTTTTCAAGTACCGTGCTTGTCAATACTTCTTCCTTCACTACACCAAAAGGAAAACGCCCACTTGAATGAATAAAATAAGCCAAGCCTTTTTGTACCAATATAAACCCGGTATGATTATCCAAGCCAATAATATAAAGTCCGCTTCCTTTGTGAAGGATAGCATTATTAAACTCCTGTAAAGAAGCATTGTTGGCATAAGTAATATTACTTTTTGAGCATAAGGTTTTTATCATTTCCTCCGAAGCACATTGAGCCAAAGCATTTCTATCCAGTTTAACACCTAAGTGTTGTAATACTGTAGTTACAAAATAACCACAAGCTATGCTGCCTTCACCGGGCACATAAGTAGTTCCATAAAAACTCCAACGCGTACCCAACCAAAATGGTAACAAGTGTTTAGTAAAGTTATTAATTAAGTTTTGTTGGGCATTGTTTACCGTTAGGTTTTTATTACTCTGCTTTATTTCATCACATGTTTTTCTGTAAGCCTTTTCCGAATAGTAAAACTGATGGTAACCCAATATAAAAGGTCTGTAAGAAGTAAACCACATACACGCCATAGCTATGCAGAAAACAATGTATATATAACCTATAGTTCTTAATATTTTTTTACCCATTTACGTTAAGCAAATATAAAGGGCAATCGTAATTATTTAGCATTACTAAAAGCTATGAATGCAAATTTTTTAAATAATTATACGTTTCAACTTGCGACCTGTTTTTATCCTTGCAATCACTTAACAGATAATCGTTTTCACCATTTTCATTTATTCTGCGTGCTTTACAGGTATCATTCAGTTGTAAATTTATAATATCCTTTATCGTTTTCTTAATTTCCTCATTGTATATGGGGAAACCGCACTCTATCCTGTTATTTAAATTACGGCTCATCCAATCGGCACTGGCCAGGTAAATCAATTCATTGCCATTGTTACAGAATATATACACCCTTGAGTGCTCCAAAAATTTATCAATAATGCTTATTACTTCAATGTTTTCGCTTAAGCCCTTTACCCTTGGTACTAATGAACAAACGCCTCTCACAATCAATTGAACTTTTACCCCTGCTATACTCGCATCGTATAATTTTTTAATTACATCATTATCAACCAAGCTATTCATTTTAGCAATAATATAAGCCGGCTTACCCGCTTTGCTATTGCTCGTTTCCTGATCAATCATTTCTAGGAACCTGCGTTTCATGTTATCAGGTGCTATTAACAAATGCTTGTATGTTCCGCGTTTTAAATTCAAAAACAATTGGTCACTAAGCATTTCCAAATCGCTGGTTAATCTTTCATCTTTGGTGAAAATAGCAAAATCGCTATACACACGGCTGGTCATGCCATTATAATTGCCCGTTGAAAGATGAGCGTATTTAACCGTTTGACTATTCTCTTTTCTGTATATTAAGCAGAATTTGGTATGTACCTTTTGCCCCGGTTTTCCAAAGTGAACATGAGCACCTGCTTCCTGCAATTGGTTAGTCCAATAAATATTAGCTTCTTCATCAAACCTTGCCTGTAACTCCATTAGCACAATTACAATTTTTCCATTCTTAATCGCATTAATCAAAGCATTTACCACATTACTATGTTTGGCTACCCTGTACAAAGTAATTTTAATGGTATGAACCCCCGGGTCAATAGCGGCCTCACGTAACAAACGAATTAAATAGTCAAACGATTCATAAGGATGATGTAACAATACATCATGGGTTTTAATTACATCAAAAAGTATTTTGGCTTTATCTAACTCCCCAATATTTAAAGGTGGATGGTTTTCATAATAATCTTCCGGGCTGCCTACTTTCGGAAAATCCATAAAGTCTTTAAAGTTATGATACCTTCCTCCTGCTACCCTGTTTACATTTTTTAAATCTAATTTTTTAGTAAACAAGTCAAGCATTTCCTGTGGCATAGCCGCATCGTACACAAAACGGGTAGGCAAACCTTTGGAGCGTTGTTTAATGCTCTTTTGAATTTTATCTAATAACGTAACCGTATAATCTCTATCATCTGCATCAATAGTAAACTCCGCATCGCGGGTTATTTTAATAATGTATGCCTCGTAAGTATCATAATCGTACTGTTGAAATATTCGGCCTAAGTTTAATTTAATAATGTCTTCTAAACATATAATAAAATTACCATCTTCATTGGTTGGCAACTGATAAAATCTATTTAAAGCACCAACGGGTACTTCTATAATGGCATGTTTAGGAATTAATTTACCGGTACTATCATTTAAACTAACAGCTAAGTAAATTGACCTGTCTCTTAAATGTGGTGTATGTCTTAAATCGTCAATAACAATAGGAAAAAGTAAATTAATAATATTGGCTTTAAAATATTCCTTTACCTGTTGTTTCTGCGTTTCGTTTACTTGTAAATCGTTTACCAGAAAAATTTTCTTTTCCGCTAAACTAGGTAGTATGCTGTTTTGGTAAATCTTGTTAAATCGGTCTTGTAATATTTGGGTTCTGTACTGTATAGCATCTAAAATTTCGTTAGGGCTATTTTGCACATCGCTAATGGCTTTTTTTCCATTTACCCTTTGTACCCTTCTTAACTGGGCTACCCTTACCCTAAAAAACTCATCTAAATTAGAAGAAAAAATAGCCAGAAACTTAATACGCTCCATTAAAGGAGTTGCAGGGTTTTCGGCTTCTTGCAAAACTCTTTCATTAAAATACAGCCAACTAATTTCGCGGTCTTTAAATAAATAGTTCTTATTACTTTTAATCATAACCTAAATGACTTTCCAAATTTAATAATCCAAATAAACGACAAAAGTGCTTTCAAATGACCATACTATTTGCACAACAAATTCCACAATTGAAGATATAACAATTATTTAATGAACACTATATCTTAGTAAACTCATTGCCAGTTAATTTTAAAACTTTGACTAAAGCCATGAAAAGTACCCAAAAATTGAGTGCATAAAAAAATCCTGCTATAAAGCTATAGCAGGATTTTTAAATATGGATGAGGTAAAGACTATGCTTTAGCTTTCTCTTCTTTTAAGAAAGGTACATTTACTCTTAACAAGTAGTAAGCACCAAATAAAATAGTAGTGAATAATAAATCACCTTGCAATGAATTTTTAAAGAAAGGCAATGCAGCATAATAACTTTGCATTAATCCGCTAAAATTAACCGGGTAATAAGTATTGTCAGCAGCATATAAATAAACAAGGTTAGTTACTAAGTAAAATACAATAGAACCCAATAATGAAGCACCTATTACAAAGCCCGGATTTTTTTTGTTGCTAATGGCAATTCCTAAAACACTTACCAAAGCAGTACAAGCATAAACAGGAATCATATCGGCTCCGTACAAACCTAAAAACAAATCGCTTATAAACAAAGCTATTAAAGGCAATGCAATAGCCAAATATCTATTCGCTATAAATGCTCCTGCAAATAAAGCAATAGCACCAATTGGCGTAAAATTAGGTGGATGTGGTAAAAAACGGCAAATAGTTGCAACAGCAATTAAACCCACTATAGTTAAAAATCTTTTATTCATGGTTAGTATCCTTAATTATTTATGATTGCGAAAGTAATGGCATCAACCCATAAAAACAAAAACTAAACAAAAACTATTCATCAACAGCCTGTCAATAATTAATTTGGCAAATAAATCAGCCATTTAATTAACAATATGTCCGTTAAGCAACTTTTTTGACTGAAATAACTATTAAATTATACATATTGCACTCAAAATTAAGAGAATTAAAATACACATCTAATATATGAAAAAACGATTCCTCCTCGCTGGTTTAGCTTTTTTAACAAGTGCAGGCTCAGCACTTAAAGCTCAAACACAGCCAGCAACTACCGGTCAAACGGTATTAATTGAAAAAGTTGTTGCCAAACCTGGCGAACTTAAAATTGGTTACGAGAAATACAAATTAGCCAATGGTTTAACCCTATTTATACACGAAGACCATTCAGATCCTTTGGTTCACGTTGAAGTTACCTACCACGTAGGTTCAGCTCGTGAAGCTGCAGGTAGATCAGGATTTGCGCATTTATTTGAGCACATGTTATTCCAAGGTTCAGAGCACGTAAAAGACGAAGAACACTTTAAAATGGTACAGGCTGCGGGTGGACAAATGAATGGTAACACAAACAGAGATAGAACTACCTACTTTGAAACAGTACCTTCAAACTACTTGGAAACAGCATTGTGGTTAGAGTCAGACAGGATGGGTTTTTTATTGGATTCATTAACAACCAAAAAATTTGAAGTACAACGCTCAACTGTAAAAAATGAAAAAGGTCAAAATGTTGACAACCAACCTTACGGAAAAACAGACGAAATCCGTGACCAAAATATGTACCCTATGGGTCATCCGTACAGCTGGCCGGTAATCGGTTACTTACGCGATTTAGATAACGCTACTATTGATGACGTAAAGAATTTCTTTATGCGCTGGTACTCACCTAACAATGCTTCGTTAATTGTAAGTGGTGATGTGAATCCACAAGATGTAATCAGATTAACTGAAAAATATTTTGGACCTATTCCAAAAGGACCTGAAGTACGTAAACAACGCGTAGAGCCTTTCAGATTAGCAGATAACAAATATGTAAACTACCCAGACAAAGTATTTTTCCCGTTAAACGAATATACTTGGCCTACAGTTCCTTCATACCATGCGGATGAAGCAGCACTTGATTTCTTAGGTGGTATTTTAAGCCAAGGTAAAAATGCAATTTTCTATAAAAACTTTATTAAACCTGAAAAACTGGTGCAAGCATCTAGTTATAACGTAGGTTCAGAGTTAGCAGGTGAGTTTGTAATTGATTTACTAACTTTCCCGGGTAGCGAAGAAGATGAAGAAAAATTATTAACTGAAACTTTGAACGAATTTAATACCAAAGGAGTAACTGATGTAGAAATTGCGGCTGCTTACGCCCAGGTAGAAAACAGTCTTATTGGCGCTATGGAAAGTGTACAAGGTCGTTCTTCATTGTTAATGTTCTTTAATTACATACACAATGGCAAATCATATAACTTAGCTGAAGAATTAGCCCGTTACAAAAAAGTAACCAAAGAAGATGTAATGCGCGTATTCAGAACTTATATTTTAAACAGAAACTTTGTAAAAGTGCGTGTATTCCCTAAAGATTTAAATGCAGCTAACAAACAAGAGTATGTTCACAAAGATCCTGAAATGGAAAAAGGAACAAATGAGTTAGAATACAAAGGTTTATCATACAACAAACCAAAAGATAACTTTGATAGAAGCATTAAACCTACTCCACTTCCTTTAAAAAATGTAGTAGTACCTACCTACTGGCAAACTACTTTACCTAACGGTATAAAAATTATCGGAACCCGCTCAACTGAAACACCAGGTGTTGATATTACTTTACGCATGAAAGGTGGAAACATGGTTTTAGATCCTTCAAAATCAGGATTAGCCAGTTTAACAGCTAATATGATGGGTGAGGCTACTCAAACATTAACCGGAGAGCAATTAGATGCTGCAACCCAAAAATTAGGTGGCGGATTCGGTTTCGGTGCTAGCTTTGATGCTTCTATTGCATCAGTAAGCTGCCAAAAGAAAGATTTAGACCAAATGCTTTATTTATTCCAGGATGCATTAATGCACCCTAAATTTACTGCAGAAGATTTTAAACGTATTTCAAACCAAACTTACCAAAACGTAGAGCAAAGCTTACAAAATGCTTCTTATGCAGGTAATGTTGTATTTGGCCGCTTATTATACGGAAAAGGAACCATACAAGGTGTGCCTGCCGGTGGAAGCACTAAAACAATCAAAGGTTTATCAATTAAAGACGTACAATCATACTACGATAAATACTATGCACCAGATTATGCAACGGTAGTAGTTATTGGTGACTTGAGTCAAGAGGAAGTATTAGAGAAATTAAGTTTCTTAAAAGCTTGGGGTAAAAAGAATGTTGTTTTACCTAAATTAGATGGAGCTGTAGCTGTTGAACAAACACAAATTTACTTAGTAGATAAATACAAAGCACCTCAATCACAAATTTTTGTAGGTAACCCTGCAATTCCTTACGACTGGAATGGAAAATACTACAAAGCAGGTTTAATGAACTTTATATTAGGAGGAAACTTCAATAGCCGTTTAAACTTAAACTTACGCGAAGAAAAAGGATTTACTTATGGTATCTATAGTAGTTTAAGAGGAAATGATTTTGGTGGTATCTGGGCTACATCTGCAGGTGTTAGACAAACATCTACTGATAGTGCAGTACGCGAAATCATGTATGAAATTAAAAAACTACGCGAAGGTGGAATTGATGATGAAGAATTAAACTTTATCAAAACATCAATTGGACAAAGCGATGCTTTAAGATATGAGTCAAATGGAGATAAAGCAGCTTTCTTAAACGGTATTGTAGAAAGAAACTTACCTGCCGACTACCAAGCGCAACAAAAAGCTATTTTAAACTCATTAACCAAAGAAGAAGTAAAAGCTTTAGCCAACGAAATATTAGCCCCTGAAAAAATGGTAATAGTAGTAGTTGGTGACAGAGATAAAATTACAGAACCTTTGAAAAAATTAGGTTATAAAGTAACTGAAGTAAAAGCAAACGATTAATCGTTGCACAATAACTCTTTAAAAGCCTTGCAAACTATGTTTGCAAGGCTTTTTTTTTCCATAAAGCCCTCTTATATTTTAACCTTAAAAAAGTTAAAAATGAATATCTGCCTGAGGTATTAACACCTAGGTATTACAAAACATTAACTGACAAACAAATACAGGCTTCTCCAAACCCATTTTAAGACAATAAAACAATCCACAATTGCTTTAAAATTTGTGGGTATTTTATAGCCACCGGGTGCTTTAATTTCAGTACTTTTGAGCGTTATTGGTTTTTTATAATTTTATTCAGATTATGAATAAATTTTTAATTTAAATACCGGTACTAAAAATCATTATAAAATGGCAGAAGACAGAATTATAACCATCAACATTGAAGATGAAATGAAAACCGCCTACATTGATTATTCAATGTCGGTAATTGTGAGTCGCGCTTTACCCGATGTGCGCGATGGTTTAAAGCCCGTACACCGTAGGGTTTTGTATGGTATGACTGATTTAGGTTTAGCCTCTAACAGACCTTATAAAAAATCGGCTCGTATTGTGGGTGAGGTTTTAGGTAAGTACCATCCACATGGCGACTCATCAGTTTATGATGCCATGGTACGTATGGCACAAGATTGGAGCATGCGCTACACTTTGGTAGACGGACAAGGAAACTTTGGTTCAGTTGATGGTGATCCACCGGCTGCCATGCGTTACACCGAAGCACGTTTACGCAAAATTGCAGAAGAACTACTAAACGATATAGAAAAAGAAACTGTTGACTTTCGCTCGAACTTTGACGATAGTTTACAAGAGCCAACCGTATTACCTGCTAAGTTTCCTAATTTAATAGTAAACGGAGGTTCAGGTATTGCTGTAGGTATGGCTACCAACATGGCTCCGCATAATTTAACGGAAACCATCAATGGTATTATTGCCTACATTGATAACAGAGAAATTACCATTCCTGAATTAATGAAATATGTAAAAGCTCCTGATTTTCCAACGGGAGGTATTATATATGGTTACGAAGGCGTAAAAGATGCTTTTGAAACAGGACGCGGTAGAATTGTAATGCGTGCAAAAGCTATTTTTGAAACCAGCAAAACTGGGAAAGACCAAATTGTGGTAAATGAAATACCATACCAAATCAATAAATCAACCCTAATTAAGCAAACTGCCGATTTAATTAACGAAAAAGTTATTGAAGGCATCAGTGATGTGCGTGATGAGAGTGATAGAGATGGTATGCGTATTGTTTATGACTTAAAACGCGATGCTGTTCCGAATGTAGTATTGAATAAATTATTTAAATTTACTCAATTACAAACCTCTTTCAGTGTAAACAATGTTTGCTTGGTAAAAGGTCGTCCGGAAATGCTTAATCTGAAAGGATTAATTACTCATTTTGTGGCTCATCGCCATGAGGTTGTAGTGCGCAGAACCCAATACGAATTAGCAGAAGCAGAAAAACGTGCACATATATTAGAAGGTTTATTAATAGCCTTAGACCACTTAGACCAAGTTATTGCCTTAATCAGAGGTTCACGTACACCTGACGAAGCAAAAGCTGGTTTAATAGAAAATTTCAAACTTTCAGAAATTCAGGCAAAAGCTATTCTTGATATGCGTTTACAACGTTTAACAGGATTGGAGCGCGATAAAATAAAAGATGAGTTTGAAGAAATCATGAAATTGATTGCTCGTTTAAACGAAATTTTAAACAACGAAACATTGCGTTACCAGATTATCAAAGATGAGTTAATTGAAATGCGCGATAAATATGGTGATGAGCGTAGAAGCGTCATAGAGATGGTTGGCAACGAAATGAGTATGGAAGACTTAATTCCTGATGATGAAGTAGTAATTACTATTTCGCATTTGGGTTATGTAAAACGTACTTCACTAAGCGAATACCGCACACAAGCCCGTGGCGGACGTGGTAGTCGCGGAGTAGCCAAACGCCAGGAAGATTTTGTAGAACATATTTTTATGGCCACTAACCATAATTACTTGTTGTTGTTTACTGAACAAGGACGTTGTTTCTGGTTACGTGTATTCGAAATTCCGGAAGGCGAAAAAGCCACCAAAGGAAGAGCCATCCAGAACTTAATTAATATTCCGGTTGACGATAAAGTAAAAGCATTCTTAAATGTAAAAAGCTTAAGCGACCCTGAATACATTAACCAAATGAATGTAATTATGGTTACCCAACAAGGAACCATTAAGAAAACCACTTTAGAAGCTTATAGCCGTCCTCGTTTAAATGGTATC harbors:
- a CDS encoding exonuclease domain-containing protein; translated protein: MYAIVDIETTGGHASSNGITEICIFLHDGEKVTGQYQTLINPGMEIPRYIESFTGITNEMVAKAPAFSQVAETIFNYLNGPIFIAHNVNFDYSFIKYALGICGYELNSKKLCTVRLSRKIIPGYSSYSLGNLCGYLKIPISDRHRAQGDAEATVKLFELLLKRDNEEHINQMLKRNSKEQVLPPNLPKEQFDSLPDKPGIYYFHNQAGKIIYIGKAKSIKSRVSSHFSNNSPNRQKQNFMRDIYTISFEETATELMALLLESHEIKHHWPEFNKAQKRYDAQYGLYDYEDRNGIIRLGFELMTKHRHVKPLLEFSSKIQAIENIQLLANEYDLCPQLCGVQLTCANETCACKKQETVFNYNAKVNDLIIALSNKDSYLIVDKGRNKKEYSAIWVDKGKLIGMGYVPKNIEPNNIDEVITFIKKYKENFFMQNQVANFASNYPEKLVWL
- a CDS encoding Sir2 family NAD-dependent protein deacetylase codes for the protein MKKLVVLSGAGVSAESGIKTFRDSGGLWEGYKIEEVATYDAWLRNPTMVQDFYNMRRKNVLEVNPNEAHYLLKELENRYHVQIITQNVDNLHERAGSKNVLHLHGLITQAKSTINDSLIYDIDGWELKMGEVCELGSQLRPNIVWFGESVPAIEQAVEMVQEADMMLVIGTSLQVYPAAGLLDYFNPQHNLYVIDPNPLPIRNYNNLVSIQEVASKGMQQLLELI
- the ppk1 gene encoding polyphosphate kinase 1, producing the protein MIKSNKNYLFKDREISWLYFNERVLQEAENPATPLMERIKFLAIFSSNLDEFFRVRVAQLRRVQRVNGKKAISDVQNSPNEILDAIQYRTQILQDRFNKIYQNSILPSLAEKKIFLVNDLQVNETQKQQVKEYFKANIINLLFPIVIDDLRHTPHLRDRSIYLAVSLNDSTGKLIPKHAIIEVPVGALNRFYQLPTNEDGNFIICLEDIIKLNLGRIFQQYDYDTYEAYIIKITRDAEFTIDADDRDYTVTLLDKIQKSIKQRSKGLPTRFVYDAAMPQEMLDLFTKKLDLKNVNRVAGGRYHNFKDFMDFPKVGSPEDYYENHPPLNIGELDKAKILFDVIKTHDVLLHHPYESFDYLIRLLREAAIDPGVHTIKITLYRVAKHSNVVNALINAIKNGKIVIVLMELQARFDEEANIYWTNQLQEAGAHVHFGKPGQKVHTKFCLIYRKENSQTVKYAHLSTGNYNGMTSRVYSDFAIFTKDERLTSDLEMLSDQLFLNLKRGTYKHLLIAPDNMKRRFLEMIDQETSNSKAGKPAYIIAKMNSLVDNDVIKKLYDASIAGVKVQLIVRGVCSLVPRVKGLSENIEVISIIDKFLEHSRVYIFCNNGNELIYLASADWMSRNLNNRIECGFPIYNEEIKKTIKDIINLQLNDTCKARRINENGENDYLLSDCKDKNRSQVETYNYLKNLHS
- a CDS encoding DUF6580 family putative transport protein, with the protein product MNKRFLTIVGLIAVATICRFLPHPPNFTPIGAIALFAGAFIANRYLAIALPLIALFISDLFLGLYGADMIPVYACTALVSVLGIAISNKKNPGFVIGASLLGSIVFYLVTNLVYLYAADNTYYPVNFSGLMQSYYAALPFFKNSLQGDLLFTTILFGAYYLLRVNVPFLKEEKAKA
- a CDS encoding pitrilysin family protein encodes the protein MKKRFLLAGLAFLTSAGSALKAQTQPATTGQTVLIEKVVAKPGELKIGYEKYKLANGLTLFIHEDHSDPLVHVEVTYHVGSAREAAGRSGFAHLFEHMLFQGSEHVKDEEHFKMVQAAGGQMNGNTNRDRTTYFETVPSNYLETALWLESDRMGFLLDSLTTKKFEVQRSTVKNEKGQNVDNQPYGKTDEIRDQNMYPMGHPYSWPVIGYLRDLDNATIDDVKNFFMRWYSPNNASLIVSGDVNPQDVIRLTEKYFGPIPKGPEVRKQRVEPFRLADNKYVNYPDKVFFPLNEYTWPTVPSYHADEAALDFLGGILSQGKNAIFYKNFIKPEKLVQASSYNVGSELAGEFVIDLLTFPGSEEDEEKLLTETLNEFNTKGVTDVEIAAAYAQVENSLIGAMESVQGRSSLLMFFNYIHNGKSYNLAEELARYKKVTKEDVMRVFRTYILNRNFVKVRVFPKDLNAANKQEYVHKDPEMEKGTNELEYKGLSYNKPKDNFDRSIKPTPLPLKNVVVPTYWQTTLPNGIKIIGTRSTETPGVDITLRMKGGNMVLDPSKSGLASLTANMMGEATQTLTGEQLDAATQKLGGGFGFGASFDASIASVSCQKKDLDQMLYLFQDALMHPKFTAEDFKRISNQTYQNVEQSLQNASYAGNVVFGRLLYGKGTIQGVPAGGSTKTIKGLSIKDVQSYYDKYYAPDYATVVVIGDLSQEEVLEKLSFLKAWGKKNVVLPKLDGAVAVEQTQIYLVDKYKAPQSQIFVGNPAIPYDWNGKYYKAGLMNFILGGNFNSRLNLNLREEKGFTYGIYSSLRGNDFGGIWATSAGVRQTSTDSAVREIMYEIKKLREGGIDDEELNFIKTSIGQSDALRYESNGDKAAFLNGIVERNLPADYQAQQKAILNSLTKEEVKALANEILAPEKMVIVVVGDRDKITEPLKKLGYKVTEVKAND
- the gyrA gene encoding DNA gyrase subunit A, translated to MAEDRIITINIEDEMKTAYIDYSMSVIVSRALPDVRDGLKPVHRRVLYGMTDLGLASNRPYKKSARIVGEVLGKYHPHGDSSVYDAMVRMAQDWSMRYTLVDGQGNFGSVDGDPPAAMRYTEARLRKIAEELLNDIEKETVDFRSNFDDSLQEPTVLPAKFPNLIVNGGSGIAVGMATNMAPHNLTETINGIIAYIDNREITIPELMKYVKAPDFPTGGIIYGYEGVKDAFETGRGRIVMRAKAIFETSKTGKDQIVVNEIPYQINKSTLIKQTADLINEKVIEGISDVRDESDRDGMRIVYDLKRDAVPNVVLNKLFKFTQLQTSFSVNNVCLVKGRPEMLNLKGLITHFVAHRHEVVVRRTQYELAEAEKRAHILEGLLIALDHLDQVIALIRGSRTPDEAKAGLIENFKLSEIQAKAILDMRLQRLTGLERDKIKDEFEEIMKLIARLNEILNNETLRYQIIKDELIEMRDKYGDERRSVIEMVGNEMSMEDLIPDDEVVITISHLGYVKRTSLSEYRTQARGGRGSRGVAKRQEDFVEHIFMATNHNYLLLFTEQGRCFWLRVFEIPEGEKATKGRAIQNLINIPVDDKVKAFLNVKSLSDPEYINQMNVIMVTQQGTIKKTTLEAYSRPRLNGINSMNVREGDQLVEARLTNGTCEMVIASREGKAIRFNESTVRPMGRSATGVRAIRLAEGDEVIGMVSIEDPKITNVLVVSENGMGKRSEVEDYRITNRGGKGVMAMNVTDKTGKLVAIKDVDDSMDVMIINKSGITIRLSMKDLRVIGRVTQGVRLINIGDKDEIASVAKINYIPGDEEELDEEGNPIVINELDEDGNPIAVIAPTESNLINEIVDRAMDDAAINPNTEEEDTEEEETPPAE